Below is a window of Pyrobaculum aerophilum str. IM2 DNA.
TCTCTATGTTGACTTGGAAGGCGGCGAGGGTCTCGTAATACGGCGCGTTTGCGTCAATTATCATGTCAACGCCCAACACCGCACAAGTGCCGGAGGGTAGAGTCACGTAGTCAGTTGTCGTGTCCACGGGCTGTCCATCTTTAATTATAACAATAGGATCGGCGGGAGGCGGCGTGGGCTCTACAAACTTAATGGCAAGGTATCTTATCAGTTTGGCGCCGGAGCCCGTGGTCCCGTTTTGATAAGTTACAGTGAAGTCTTGTAGCAGTAAGACGTCTGAAATTCTTATCTTAATGTCTGTATTGTAGTTATTACAGACGCGTAAGGCGTTGGTAATGTTGAGAATATCGCCGGGGACGCCGGTTACGTAAACTCTCGTTATGTTAAGACCCGTGTTCGGGTCGTAGTACCAATCTGCCTTTACAAACGTCCCGTTCATAACATTAGTATCTTTGCCGACGTATTTAATCACCGGCGGCTCAGTGGTGTTTACATACCAATATGTCACGTTTAATACAGACACAGCCGCAAACAGCGCCACTGCTCCAAGCAATACGACTATTAGCCCCAAAGCCCTGTACTCCCTCCTTGTCATGTATCGAAGAAATGTACCTAGTTAAATATTCAACGTTGTGCCGTTCAGACATACACATCTTTATATATGGGAGGGGGTTTTTCCGTGGCTAAGTCTTGGGCTGTGGTGTTTTTGGGCGTCGGCGGCGTGGGCAAGACCACTTATATATATAAGTTGCTGGGCATTTCTAAGACGCCTCAGTTGACGCGAAGGCCGCGCACTTATTTCACCGCCACTGAGCTTGGGAGGCTGTTTTTAGTGGATATCCCGGGGCAGAGGGCTACGGAGGTGGCCAAGGCTTATTACGAGGCGGCTAGGAGCTACGGGCTGAGGCTGGACCTCGCCGTTTATATGTACAGCGTGGTGGAGCCGGAGACGTTAGACGCCCTTTGGCAGATACACGAGTGGGCTGTGAGAATTCCCGTGGCGCGGAGGATTTTAGTGGGCAATAAAGTCGACTTGGCGGAGGAGCTTGGGGTGATAGTGGAGGGCGAGGACGCGGCTAGGGGCCTCGGCATCTCCGCCGTTTACTACACGTCTGCGCTAAAAGACGAGCCCACACGCCTTTTAACGATTCTCTTTGACAACTTGACATA
It encodes the following:
- a CDS encoding Rab family GTPase — protein: MGGGFSVAKSWAVVFLGVGGVGKTTYIYKLLGISKTPQLTRRPRTYFTATELGRLFLVDIPGQRATEVAKAYYEAARSYGLRLDLAVYMYSVVEPETLDALWQIHEWAVRIPVARRILVGNKVDLAEELGVIVEGEDAARGLGISAVYYTSALKDEPTRLLTILFDNLT